From one Triticum urartu cultivar G1812 chromosome 3, Tu2.1, whole genome shotgun sequence genomic stretch:
- the LOC125544197 gene encoding transcriptional corepressor LEUNIG-like has translation MKIYFIVPCQTQLVKAREHQHEHQQQQQSQQQTQQQQQQQQQQHHQQQQQQQQQQQHQQQQHHHHHHQQQSQQQQQSQQHQQIQMQQMLLQRAAQQQQQQRRDGSNLLNGTASGLSGIDPLMRQNPATANAMAAKMYEERLKLPSQRDSLDEASVKVQQRYGENAGQALDPNQTSLKAAAGGQSSGQILHGAVGGLSGALQQVQARSPQMPMQEQSIKTEINPVLTPRSAGPEGSFIGVQGSSQGGSNLTLKGWPLTGLDQLRSGILQPKSFMQSPQQQFQQLQFLNPQQQHQLLMQAQQNMASPTVSDVDTRRLRMLLNNRNMAMGQDGQTNSGGDIIPNIGSPSQSGGSRTDIDMLIKKKIAHLQQQQQLQQSTVSSQQSQSSNQLLQQQEKPGVGCMPIDGSIPNSFVVADQASKKRKKPVSSSRANSSGTANTAGPSPSSAPSTPSTHTPGDAMSMPQLLHNGGPSKPLMMFGSDGTGSLTSPVNPLGDVDRLLEDGSLDENVDSFLSQEDMDPRETMGRCIDASKGSGFSEVAKARASTGKVSCCHFSSDGKLLATGGHDKKAVLWFTDALNPKSTLEEHSMLITDVRFSPSMTRLATSSFDKTVRVWDADNPDYSLRTFTGHSASVKSLDFHSNKEDIVCSCDSDGEVRCWSINNGSCVTCVRVFSGGATQLRYQPRQGKYLAAASEKMISILDAETLQVCRNALKGHIKNIESICWDAAGDYLASVSEDSVKVWSFTSGNDGECVNELNCSGNKFNSCVFHPNYPSLLVIGCYESLELWDIREKNTVTISNAHDGLIAALAASNASGLVASVSHDKLVKLWK, from the exons ATGAAGATATACTTTATTGTGCCCTGTCAGACTCAGTTAGTGAAAGCAAGGGAACATCAACATGAGCATCAGCAACAACAGCAATCTCAGCAGCAAactcagcagcagcagcagcagcagcaacaacagcaccaccaacagcagcagcagcagcaacaacaacaacaacaccaacaacagcaacaccaccaccaccaccaccaacaacaaTCTCAGCAGCAGCAACAATCTCAACAGCATCAACAAATACAAATGCAGCAAATGTTGTTACAGAGAGCTgcacagcagcagcagcagcagcgtaGAGATGGTTCTAATCTTCTTAATGGCACTGCAAGTGGGCTTTCTGGAATTGATCCTTTAATGCGACAAAACCCAGCAACTGCGAATGCTATGGCAGCAAAAATGTATGAGGAGAGGTTAAAGCTCCCTTCTCAAAGGGATTCTCTGGATGAGGCATCGGTGAAG GTGCAGCAAAGGTATGGGGAAAATGCTGGCCAAGCACTTGATCCAAACCAAACGTCGTTGAAAGCAGCCGCAGGCGGACAATCTTCAGG GCAAATTTTGCATGGAGCTGTTGGTGGATTGTCAGGTGCTCTGCAACAGGTTCAGGCAAGAAGCCCACAAATGCCTATGCAAGAACAG AGTATCAAAACTGAGATCAATCCAGTTTTGACACCCAGAAGTGCAGGTCCCGAGGGATCATTCATTGGTGTCCAAG GATCTAGTCAAGGTGGAAGCAATTTGACTCTGAAAGGTTGGCCACTCACG GGCCTCGACCAGCTTCGCTCTGGTATCCTGCAGCCGAAGTCATTTATGCAATCTCCACAACAACAATTTCAACAGCTCCAATTTCTGAATCCACAACAGCAACATCAGCTTTTGATGCAAGCGCAGCAAAACATGGCTTCCCCTACAGTTAGTGATGTTGATACCAGAAGATTAAGGATGCTTCTTAACAATAGAAATATGGCCATGGGGCAGGATGGGCAGACAAACAGTGGTGGGGATATTATTCCAAATATTGGTTCTCCTAGCCAAAGTGGTGGATCACGTACAGATATAGACATGCTAATAAAG AAGAAAATTGCTCATttacaacagcaacaacagcttcagcaATCTACAGTCTCCAGTCAGCAATCTCAGAGCTCAAATCAGCTTCTCCAGCAACAGGAAAAGCCTGGAGTTGGATGCATGCCTATTGATGGAAGCATACCAAACTCTTTTGTAGTAGCTGACCAA GCATCAAAGAAGAGAAAGAAACCTGTCTCCTCTAGTAGAGCTAATAGTTCAGGAACAGCAAATACTGCTGGGCCATCTCCAAGTTCTGCACCTTCGACGCCTTCCACTCACACACCAGGAGATGCAATGTCCATGCCACAGCTGCTGCATAATGGTGGTCCATCAAAACCATTGATGATGTTTGGTTCTGATGGCACTGGAAGCTTGACCTCTCCAGTAAACCCACTG GGTGATGTGGACCGTTTGCTGGAAGATGGCTCCTTGGATGAAAATGTAGACTCATTTTTATCACAGGAGGACATGGATCCTCGGGAAACCATGGGACGCTGCATTGATGCCAGTAAAG GGTCTGGTTTCTCCGAGGTTGCAAAAGCCCGTGCGAGTACAGGCAAAGTTAGCTGTTGCCATTTCTCGTCAGACGGAAAACTGCTCGCCACCGGAGGCCACGATAAAAAG GCTGTTTTATGGTTTACAGATGCCCTAAACCCCAAATCTACATTAGAAGAGCACTCGATGCTTATTACAGATGTTCGATTTAGCCCAAGCATGACCCGCCTTGCAACATCTTCCTTTGACAAAACTGTGCGGGTTTGGGATGCTGACAAT CCAGATTATTCACTCCGCACTTTCACGGGTCATTCAGCGTCTGTTAAGTCGCTTGATTTTCATTCAAATAAAGAAGACATCGTTTGCTCCTGTGATAGTGATGGGGAAGTGCGCTGCTGGAGCATAAACAATGGTAGCTGTGTGACGTGTGTTAGGGTCTTCAGC GGAGGTGCAACTCAGTTGAGATATCAACCTCGTCAAGGGAAATATCTTGCAGCTGCCTCTGAGAAGATGATATCAATATTGGATGCAGAAACACTACAAGTGTGTAGGAATGCCTTAAAG GGACACATAAAGAACATCGAGTCGATTTGTTGGGATGCTGCGGGTGACTATCTGGCCTCTGTAAGTGAAGATTCTGTCAAGGTGTGGTCATTTACTTCAGGAAATGATGGCGAGTGTGTGAATGAGTTGAATTGCAGTGGAAATAAGTTCAATTCATGTGTTTTTCACCCGAATTATCCGTCATTGCTTGTAATTGGTTGTTACGAG TCCTTGGAGCTTTGGGACATAAGGGAGAAGAATACGGTGACCATCAGCAACGCCCATGACGGCTTAATTGCAGCCCTAGCTGCATCAAATGCATCAGGGTTGGTCGCTTCAGTAAGTCATGATAAGCTTGTCAAGCTCTGGAAGTGA